A window of the Streptomyces sp. JB150 genome harbors these coding sequences:
- a CDS encoding prolyl oligopeptidase family serine peptidase: protein MGDEVHTLPYGSWPSPIDAALAAAHDGRPDWVGFVGDEVWWTEPRPAEGGRRALVRRRADGTEEQVLPAPWNVRSRVCEYGGRPWTGAVVDGRPLVVFAHGADQRLYRYEPGRGAPRPLTPLSAVGGGLRWADPLLRVERGEVWCVLEEFTGDGPGDVHRVLAAVPLDGSAAEDRAAVRELSDGAHRFVTGPRLAPDGRRVAWLAWDHPRMPWEGTELVVAEAAQDGTLRGARTVAGGPDESIAQADWSADGRLLYASDRTGWWNLYRDGQAVCPREEEFGGPLWEVGRRWFAPLDSGLIAVVHGRGSAVLGVLDPESGELVDVAGPWTEFTATLAVDGERVVAVGASPRTAHEVVELDTRTGRARVVGAAHDDAVDPAYYPEPQIRTFTGPDGREIHARVYPPHHPVCTAPASELPPYVVWAHGGPTSRAPIVLDLDIAYFTSRGIGVAEVDYGGSSGYGRAYRERLREQWGVVDVEDCAAVARALAEEGTADPARLAIRGGSAGGWTAAASLAATDVYACGTIIYPVLDLTDWASGGTHDFESRYLDSLVGPADEVPARYAERSPVTRADDIAVPFLLLQGLDDVVCPPAQCERFLARLNGRRVPHAYLTFEGEGHGFRRAETMVRALEAELSLYAQVFGLRVPGVPRLELTG, encoded by the coding sequence ATGGGAGACGAGGTGCACACCCTGCCCTACGGCTCCTGGCCGTCACCGATCGACGCGGCCCTCGCCGCCGCGCACGACGGGCGCCCCGACTGGGTCGGCTTCGTCGGCGACGAGGTGTGGTGGACCGAACCGCGGCCCGCCGAGGGCGGCAGACGCGCCCTGGTGCGGCGGCGGGCGGACGGCACCGAGGAACAGGTGCTGCCCGCGCCGTGGAACGTGCGCAGCCGGGTCTGCGAGTACGGCGGCCGGCCCTGGACCGGCGCCGTCGTGGACGGCCGTCCGCTGGTGGTGTTCGCGCACGGCGCCGATCAGCGGCTGTACCGGTACGAGCCGGGGCGCGGCGCGCCCCGCCCGCTGACGCCGCTGTCCGCGGTGGGCGGCGGGCTGCGCTGGGCCGATCCGCTGCTGCGGGTGGAGCGCGGCGAAGTGTGGTGTGTGCTGGAGGAGTTCACCGGCGACGGGCCCGGTGACGTCCACCGGGTCCTCGCCGCCGTACCGCTGGACGGCTCGGCCGCCGAGGACCGCGCGGCGGTGCGTGAACTGAGCGACGGCGCGCACCGGTTCGTCACCGGGCCGCGGCTCGCACCCGACGGGCGGCGGGTGGCCTGGCTGGCCTGGGACCATCCGCGGATGCCGTGGGAGGGGACCGAACTGGTCGTCGCCGAGGCCGCGCAGGACGGGACCCTGCGGGGAGCGCGGACGGTGGCCGGCGGGCCGGACGAGTCGATCGCCCAGGCCGACTGGTCGGCGGACGGCCGGCTGCTGTACGCCAGTGACCGTACGGGCTGGTGGAACCTCTACCGCGACGGGCAGGCGGTGTGCCCGCGCGAGGAGGAGTTCGGCGGACCGCTGTGGGAGGTCGGGCGCCGGTGGTTCGCGCCGCTGGACAGCGGGCTGATCGCCGTCGTGCACGGCCGGGGCTCCGCCGTCCTCGGGGTACTGGACCCCGAGTCCGGTGAACTCGTGGACGTGGCCGGCCCGTGGACCGAGTTCACCGCGACCCTCGCCGTCGACGGCGAGCGGGTCGTCGCCGTCGGCGCCAGCCCGCGCACCGCCCACGAGGTCGTCGAGCTGGACACCCGCACCGGCCGGGCCCGGGTCGTGGGCGCCGCGCACGACGACGCCGTCGACCCCGCCTACTACCCCGAGCCGCAGATCCGCACCTTCACCGGCCCCGACGGCCGCGAGATCCACGCCCGCGTGTACCCGCCGCACCACCCGGTCTGCACCGCCCCCGCCAGCGAACTGCCGCCGTACGTCGTGTGGGCGCACGGCGGGCCCACCAGCCGCGCCCCGATCGTCCTCGACCTGGACATCGCCTACTTCACCTCGCGCGGCATCGGGGTCGCCGAGGTCGACTACGGCGGCTCCAGCGGCTACGGCCGCGCCTACCGGGAGCGGCTGCGCGAGCAGTGGGGCGTGGTGGACGTCGAGGACTGCGCGGCCGTCGCCCGCGCCCTCGCCGAGGAGGGCACCGCGGACCCGGCACGGCTCGCCATCCGGGGCGGCAGCGCCGGCGGCTGGACCGCCGCGGCGTCCCTCGCCGCCACCGACGTCTACGCCTGCGGCACCATCATCTACCCCGTCCTCGACCTCACCGACTGGGCCTCCGGCGGCACCCACGACTTCGAGTCGCGCTACCTCGACAGCCTGGTCGGGCCGGCCGACGAGGTGCCCGCACGGTACGCCGAGCGCTCTCCGGTCACCCGGGCCGACGACATCGCCGTACCGTTCCTGCTGCTGCAGGGGCTGGACGACGTGGTCTGCCCGCCCGCGCAGTGCGAGCGGTTCCTGGCCCGGCTGAACGGGCGGCGCGTGCCGCACGCGTACCTCACCTTCGAGGGGGAGGGGCACGGCTTCCGCCGCGCGGAGACCATGGTGCGCGCCCTGGAGGCCGAACTGTCTCTGTACGCCCAGGTGTTCGGGCTGCGGGTGCCCGGCGTCCCCCGGCTGGAGCTGACCGGGTGA
- a CDS encoding LD-carboxypeptidase — translation MKELLRPARLAPGARVAVVAPSGPVPKARLQAGLDVLRGWDLDPVVAPHVLDRHAEFRYLAGTDADRAADFQAAWCDPSVDAVLCARGGYGAQRTADLLDWEALRAAGPKVLVGFSDVTALHEAFAVRLGLVTLHGPMAAGIDFLKNARAQEHLKATLFAPETVRTIVSPGRALIPGRARGTVFGGCLSLLAAELGTPHARPSARGGLLCLEDVGEEPYRLDRCLTQLLRSGLLDGVRGVLLGSWEECGPYERVRALLAERLGPLGVPVVEEFGFGHCAGALTIPFGVAAELDADAGTLTLDEPALR, via the coding sequence GTGAAGGAGCTGCTGCGGCCCGCCCGGCTCGCGCCCGGCGCCCGGGTCGCCGTCGTCGCCCCCAGCGGTCCGGTGCCCAAGGCGCGTCTTCAGGCCGGGCTCGACGTGCTGCGCGGCTGGGACCTCGACCCGGTCGTGGCCCCCCATGTCCTCGACCGGCACGCCGAGTTCCGCTACCTCGCCGGCACCGACGCCGACCGCGCCGCCGACTTCCAGGCCGCCTGGTGCGACCCGTCCGTGGACGCGGTGCTGTGCGCCCGCGGCGGCTACGGCGCCCAGCGGACGGCCGACCTGCTCGACTGGGAGGCGCTGCGCGCCGCCGGGCCCAAGGTGCTGGTCGGCTTCAGCGACGTCACCGCCCTGCACGAGGCGTTCGCCGTCCGGCTGGGCCTGGTCACCCTGCACGGGCCGATGGCCGCCGGGATCGACTTCCTGAAGAACGCCCGCGCCCAGGAGCACCTGAAGGCCACCCTGTTCGCGCCGGAGACGGTCCGCACCATCGTCTCCCCGGGCCGCGCCCTGATCCCGGGCCGGGCCCGCGGGACGGTCTTCGGCGGCTGTCTGAGCCTGCTCGCCGCCGAACTCGGCACGCCGCACGCCCGGCCCTCCGCGCGCGGCGGGCTGCTGTGCCTGGAGGACGTGGGGGAGGAGCCGTACCGCCTGGACCGCTGCCTCACCCAGCTGCTGCGGTCCGGCCTGCTCGACGGGGTGCGCGGGGTGCTGCTCGGCTCATGGGAGGAGTGCGGCCCCTACGAGCGGGTGCGTGCCCTGCTCGCCGAACGGCTCGGGCCGCTCGGGGTGCCGGTGGTGGAGGAGTTCGGGTTCGGGCACTGCGCGGGAGCGTTGACCATCCCCTTCGGCGTGGCCGCGGAACTCGACGCGGACGCCGGGACGCTGACGCTGGACGAACCCGCGCTGCGCTGA
- a CDS encoding GNAT family protein, producing the protein MPHATSRYLAEGPRVGIRHFTHRDGAEFVARVRESKDLHHPWLFPPDSIEAYSAYAGRLIDDPAKAGFLVCEKDGPAGPGAIAGFININNIVGGAFQCGALGYGAFAHSAGRGLMREGLDLVVGHAFGPMRLHRLEINVQPGNTASINLAKALGFRREGYSPDMLFIDGAWRDHERWALTAEMRATG; encoded by the coding sequence ATGCCGCACGCAACCTCCCGCTACCTCGCCGAAGGCCCCCGGGTGGGGATACGTCACTTCACGCACCGGGACGGAGCCGAGTTCGTCGCGCGCGTCCGGGAGAGCAAGGACCTGCACCACCCGTGGCTCTTCCCGCCGGACAGCATCGAGGCGTACTCCGCCTACGCGGGCCGGCTGATCGACGACCCGGCGAAGGCCGGCTTCCTCGTCTGCGAGAAGGACGGCCCGGCCGGGCCGGGGGCGATCGCCGGGTTCATCAACATCAACAACATCGTCGGCGGCGCCTTCCAGTGCGGCGCCCTCGGCTACGGCGCCTTCGCGCACTCCGCCGGACGCGGCCTGATGCGGGAGGGCCTGGACCTGGTGGTCGGCCATGCCTTCGGGCCGATGCGGCTGCACCGGCTGGAGATCAACGTCCAGCCGGGCAACACCGCCTCCATCAACCTGGCGAAGGCCCTCGGCTTCCGGCGGGAGGGCTACTCGCCGGACATGCTGTTCATCGACGGCGCCTGGCGCGACCACGAACGCTGGGCCCTCACCGCCGAGATGCGGGCCACCGGCTGA
- a CDS encoding arginase family protein: MRNIVVVDAPSNLGLRPPAPGTVPGCYKLAGALREQRIVQRLGALEGGVVVPPRYDRGDWQEGDGVFNAAALAAYTRKLADRIKHHVRAGDFPVVLGGDCSIQLGASLALRRLGRYGLVAVDASPDFRHPGHSAPIGAAGGEEVALATGRGQDDLTDLEGLKPYLRDEDVRFFGIRDAFRDDEDCRELAALKIPVVTVGDLREWGADALARATAQAFEVPGLAGFWVHLDADVLDPDVMPAVDSPDPDGLLPDELVALLRPLLASPLCAGFNVTIYDPDLDPDGTAGALLADIVVDAFARS; encoded by the coding sequence ATGCGGAACATCGTGGTGGTCGACGCCCCCTCCAACCTGGGCCTGCGCCCACCCGCCCCCGGCACCGTGCCGGGCTGCTACAAGCTCGCCGGCGCCCTGCGCGAACAGCGGATCGTCCAGCGGCTCGGCGCCCTGGAGGGCGGGGTCGTGGTGCCGCCGCGCTACGACCGCGGCGACTGGCAGGAGGGCGACGGCGTGTTCAACGCCGCCGCCCTCGCCGCGTACACCCGCAAACTGGCCGACCGGATCAAGCACCACGTCCGCGCCGGGGACTTCCCCGTGGTGCTCGGCGGCGACTGCTCCATCCAGCTCGGCGCCTCCCTCGCACTGCGCCGCCTGGGCCGGTACGGGCTGGTCGCGGTCGACGCCTCGCCCGACTTCCGCCACCCCGGCCACTCCGCCCCGATCGGCGCGGCCGGCGGCGAGGAGGTCGCGCTGGCCACCGGACGCGGCCAGGACGACCTCACCGACCTGGAGGGCCTGAAGCCCTACCTGCGCGACGAGGACGTACGGTTCTTCGGCATCCGCGACGCGTTCCGCGACGACGAGGACTGCCGCGAACTCGCCGCGCTGAAGATCCCCGTGGTGACCGTCGGCGACCTGCGGGAGTGGGGCGCGGACGCCCTCGCCCGCGCCACCGCACAGGCCTTCGAGGTCCCCGGCCTGGCCGGGTTCTGGGTCCACCTGGACGCCGACGTCCTGGACCCGGACGTGATGCCCGCCGTCGACAGCCCCGACCCCGACGGACTGCTCCCCGACGAACTGGTCGCCCTGCTGCGCCCGTTGCTCGCCTCCCCGCTCTGCGCCGGCTTCAACGTCACCATCTACGACCCCGATCTCGACCCCGACGGCACCGCCGGAGCACTGCTCGCCGACATCGTCGTGGACGCCTTCGCCCGCTCCTGA
- a CDS encoding phage holin family protein yields the protein MDRLDHLEHLDKHLVDELAQVARETIRDELREQTRKQRRTAMLYAASGTVALYAGAALALAVGLALALVLPDWAAALITAAILAAVAYALRGAARPKQTSMYDSGNGRTVGGTQPAGPPGGLGTATYPPMPPVAPGGAGAATGAPGAGTPAPGHLGAPAPRPDDIDPENPHHRA from the coding sequence ATGGACCGCTTGGATCATCTGGAGCATCTGGACAAACACCTCGTCGACGAGCTGGCACAGGTGGCACGCGAGACGATCCGCGACGAACTGCGGGAGCAGACCCGCAAGCAGCGCCGCACGGCGATGCTGTACGCCGCGTCCGGCACCGTCGCCCTCTACGCGGGCGCGGCCCTCGCGCTCGCCGTCGGCCTCGCGCTGGCGCTCGTGCTGCCGGACTGGGCCGCAGCGCTCATCACCGCGGCGATCCTCGCCGCCGTCGCCTACGCGCTGCGCGGCGCCGCCCGGCCCAAGCAGACCTCGATGTACGACTCCGGCAACGGCCGCACCGTCGGCGGCACCCAGCCGGCCGGGCCGCCCGGCGGTCTCGGCACGGCGACCTACCCGCCGATGCCGCCCGTCGCCCCCGGCGGGGCCGGCGCCGCGACCGGCGCCCCCGGCGCGGGCACCCCGGCCCCCGGCCACCTCGGCGCCCCGGCGCCGCGGCCGGACGACATCGACCCGGAGAACCCGCACCACCGGGCGTGA
- a CDS encoding LLM class F420-dependent oxidoreductase, with amino-acid sequence MPEYGYFLSCEEHGPADLLEQARMAEQAGFRSLWISDHYHPWNDAQGDSPFVWSVIGALSQAVSLPIETAVTCPTVRIHPAVVAQAAATSAVMTNGRFRLGVGTGEALNEHILGHTWPPADVRLEMLEEAVHVMRRLFTGEEVTHHGTHYTVENARLYTVPDEPVPIDVSGFGPKATELAARVGDGYITMMPEADMVRQYREGGGGTKPVIGGTKVCYGTDRDEAVRTVHRLWSNEYLPGEMGQILPSPRHFEQLQPLVTEQMIDEQGVCGDDVDEHVAALTAFADAGFDTIYVNQIGPDQRGFFDFYRTKVLPQLPGT; translated from the coding sequence ATGCCCGAGTACGGCTACTTCCTCTCCTGCGAGGAGCACGGCCCCGCGGACCTGCTGGAACAGGCCAGGATGGCCGAGCAGGCCGGCTTCCGGTCGCTGTGGATCTCGGACCACTACCACCCGTGGAACGACGCGCAGGGCGACAGCCCGTTCGTGTGGTCGGTGATCGGCGCGCTGTCGCAGGCGGTGTCGCTGCCGATCGAGACGGCGGTGACCTGCCCGACGGTGCGGATCCACCCGGCGGTGGTGGCGCAGGCCGCGGCGACGAGCGCGGTGATGACGAACGGCCGCTTCCGGCTCGGCGTGGGCACGGGCGAGGCCCTCAACGAGCACATCCTAGGCCACACCTGGCCGCCCGCGGACGTCCGGCTGGAGATGCTGGAGGAGGCGGTCCACGTGATGCGCCGCCTGTTCACGGGCGAGGAGGTCACCCACCACGGCACCCACTACACGGTCGAGAACGCCCGCCTCTACACGGTCCCGGACGAGCCGGTCCCGATCGACGTCTCCGGCTTCGGCCCGAAGGCGACGGAGCTGGCCGCCCGGGTGGGCGACGGCTACATCACGATGATGCCCGAGGCGGACATGGTGCGGCAGTACCGCGAGGGCGGCGGGGGCACGAAGCCCGTCATCGGCGGCACCAAGGTCTGCTACGGCACCGACCGCGACGAGGCGGTCCGTACCGTGCACCGGCTGTGGTCCAACGAGTACCTGCCCGGCGAGATGGGCCAGATTCTGCCCTCACCGCGCCACTTCGAGCAGCTCCAGCCGCTGGTCACCGAGCAGATGATCGACGAGCAGGGCGTCTGCGGGGACGACGTGGACGAGCACGTGGCGGCGCTGACCGCCTTCGCCGACGCGGGCTTCGACACGATCTACGTCAACCAGATCGGCCCCGACCAGCGCGGCTTCTTCGACTTCTACCGCACGAAGGTGCTGCCGCAGCTTCCGGGCACCTGA
- a CDS encoding NAD(P)/FAD-dependent oxidoreductase: protein MSRPRIVIVGAGFAGYRTARTLSRTARGKAEITLLNPTDYFLYLPLLPQVAAGVLEPRRVTVSLSGTLPRVRLVLGEAGRVDLDARTVHYTDPEGGAGTMEYDRLVLAAGSVNKLLPVPGVAEHAHGFRGLPEALYLRDHITRQVELAASSEDAADRAARCTFVVVGAGYTGTEVAAQGQLFTDAQVREHPLRQGLRPRWLLLDVAPRVLPGLDERLSRTAGRVLRERGVEVRMGTSVKEATPGGVLLTDGEYVETRTLVWCVGVRPDPLVASLELPLERGRLLVDPQLRVPGRPEVFACGDAAAVPDLERPGEYTPMTAQHAWRQGKVCARNVAASLGAGEWQAYRHRDLGFVVDLGGVKAAANPLGVPLSGPLAGAVTRGYHLAAMPGNRVRVAADWLLDAVLPRQAVQLGLVRSWSVPLDTASPELAWVAGGRGAPGRGGRGGGRGGDKGDDRTEAGRRAVSESAMNERPGPEPVPTPDEPARNQPGGEPAKNQPGGEPARNQPGGEPAGQPGGETVREEPGGVAARRTETGGGLTGVEPGSGRRGGGPGVRRHRPLGAVVESDAEWSGVAGPFLDAETPGPAGSADIEPSGPAETVTGEEGSSPAEPHFGLGHGPTPVPTEPRAGREPPGPAGTGHRTGPEPPGPVRSSDLPADDSESSEPFRADSDPSSGPTPTPTHSNPLPADTHTSEPSAEGDR from the coding sequence GTGAGCCGACCCCGCATCGTGATCGTCGGCGCCGGCTTCGCCGGCTACCGGACGGCCCGCACGCTGTCCCGGACGGCCCGGGGCAAGGCCGAGATCACCCTGCTCAACCCGACCGACTACTTCCTCTACCTGCCCCTGCTCCCGCAGGTCGCCGCGGGCGTGCTGGAGCCGCGCCGGGTCACCGTCTCCCTGTCCGGCACCCTGCCGCGGGTGCGGCTCGTGCTCGGCGAGGCCGGCCGGGTCGACCTCGACGCGCGCACCGTGCACTACACCGACCCCGAGGGCGGCGCCGGAACCATGGAGTACGACCGGCTCGTCCTCGCCGCCGGCAGTGTCAACAAGCTGCTGCCCGTCCCCGGCGTCGCCGAGCACGCGCACGGCTTCCGCGGCCTGCCGGAAGCCCTCTACCTGCGCGACCACATCACCCGGCAGGTGGAGCTCGCCGCCTCCTCCGAGGATGCGGCAGACCGCGCCGCGCGCTGCACGTTCGTCGTGGTCGGCGCCGGATACACCGGCACCGAGGTGGCCGCCCAGGGGCAGCTCTTCACCGACGCGCAGGTCCGCGAACACCCGCTGCGGCAGGGCCTGCGGCCCCGCTGGCTGCTGCTGGACGTCGCGCCGCGCGTCCTGCCCGGACTCGACGAACGGCTCTCCCGCACCGCGGGCCGGGTGCTGCGGGAGCGCGGCGTGGAGGTGCGGATGGGCACGTCCGTGAAGGAGGCCACGCCCGGCGGCGTACTGCTCACCGACGGCGAGTACGTCGAGACCCGCACCCTCGTGTGGTGCGTCGGCGTGCGGCCCGATCCGCTGGTCGCCTCGCTGGAGCTGCCGCTGGAACGCGGCCGGCTGCTCGTCGACCCGCAGCTGCGGGTGCCGGGCCGGCCGGAGGTGTTCGCCTGCGGTGACGCGGCCGCCGTGCCCGATCTGGAGAGGCCGGGCGAGTACACGCCGATGACCGCGCAGCACGCCTGGCGGCAGGGCAAGGTCTGCGCCCGCAACGTCGCCGCCTCGCTGGGCGCGGGCGAGTGGCAGGCCTACCGCCACCGCGACCTGGGGTTCGTCGTCGACCTCGGCGGCGTCAAGGCCGCGGCGAATCCGCTCGGCGTGCCGCTGTCCGGGCCCCTCGCCGGGGCCGTCACCCGCGGCTACCACCTCGCCGCGATGCCCGGCAACCGGGTGCGGGTGGCCGCGGACTGGCTCCTCGACGCGGTACTGCCCCGGCAGGCCGTGCAGTTGGGGCTCGTCCGCTCCTGGTCGGTCCCGCTGGACACGGCTTCCCCGGAGCTGGCGTGGGTGGCCGGCGGGCGGGGAGCGCCGGGGCGCGGGGGACGGGGAGGGGGACGGGGAGGGGACAAGGGGGACGACCGTACGGAGGCCGGGAGGCGGGCCGTGTCAGAGAGCGCGATGAATGAGCGACCGGGTCCTGAACCCGTACCCACGCCGGACGAGCCGGCGAGGAACCAGCCGGGCGGGGAGCCCGCGAAGAATCAGCCGGGCGGGGAGCCCGCGAGGAACCAGCCCGGTGGGGAGCCGGCGGGTCAGCCGGGTGGTGAGACTGTCCGCGAGGAGCCAGGTGGGGTCGCCGCCCGGCGGACCGAGACCGGTGGTGGTCTGACGGGCGTGGAGCCGGGCAGCGGTCGGCGCGGCGGCGGGCCCGGCGTGCGCCGGCATCGTCCGCTGGGGGCCGTCGTGGAGAGTGACGCCGAGTGGTCCGGGGTCGCCGGGCCGTTCCTGGACGCGGAGACGCCCGGGCCGGCCGGGTCCGCGGACATCGAGCCGTCCGGGCCCGCCGAGACCGTGACCGGCGAGGAGGGGTCGAGCCCCGCCGAGCCGCACTTCGGCCTCGGGCACGGCCCCACCCCCGTCCCCACCGAGCCCCGCGCCGGCCGTGAGCCGCCCGGCCCGGCCGGGACCGGGCACCGGACGGGGCCCGAACCACCCGGGCCGGTCAGGAGCTCCGACCTGCCGGCGGACGACAGCGAATCCTCCGAACCCTTCCGCGCCGACAGCGATCCCTCCTCCGGACCGACACCGACACCGACACATTCGAACCCCCTTCCCGCCGACACCCACACATCCGAACCCTCCGCCGAAGGAGACCGATGA